AGCGCGTGGCGGCCAAAGGGCTGGAGGACGTGGAGGTGCGTTCCTACATGTGCTTTGGCGCCTGTCAGGAAGGCCCCAACATGGTCCTTTACCCCGACAGGTTCTGGTACGCAGGCGTCAAGAGCGAGGACCTGGACGACATCGTGGAGCACATGGCCGGCGGCCCGGCGGTGGAGCGGCTGGACAAGATCGACCCCTCCCTCAAGGAACTCATCTACCAGCTTCTGGACACCGGAGTATTTTAACGGCCATGGAAGGCATCCTCTTCCCGCGCGGCGTGCCCGAGGGGCTCGAAGGGCTGGACGCCTATCGCGCACGCGGCGGCTATCAGGCCGTGGAGCGGCTCGCCGAGATGTCCCCGCAGGACGTCGTCGCCAAGGTGGAGGCCTCGGGCCTGCGCGGCCGCGGCGGCGCCGGCTTCCCCACCGGCCGGAAGCTCGCTCTCACCCTCGAATGCCCCGAAACGCCCCGCTACGTCGTGATGAACGGAGGCGAGGACGAGCCCGGCAGCAAGAAGGACCGGGTGCTGATGGAGAATGTCCCCCATCTCATCCTCGACGGGATCATTCTCGCGGCCTACGCGGTGCAGGCGGAGAAAGCCTACCTCTACATCAACCACGGCTACGAAGCGGCCACCCGCGCGGTGGAGACGGCCATCGAGGAAGCCCGGCAGGCCGGGTACTGCGGCGAGAACGTCGCCGGTTCGGGTTTCAGCCTCGAAATCGTCATGGTGGCGGCGCCGTCGAACTACGTCGCCGGCGAGGATACCGCGGCCCTGGAGGTCATCGAGGGGAAGGACGCGCTGCCGCGCCAGAAGCCGCCCTTCCCGGTCACCGAGGGCCTGTTCGGCAAGCCGAGCCTGGTGAACAACGTCGAGACCCTGGCCAACATCGCGCCCATCGTCAACCAGGGCGCGGAGTCCTTCCGCTCCTTCGGCACCGCGGACAGCCCGGGCACCATGGTCTTCTCGCTGGGGGACGAAATGGAGCGGCCCGGGGTCTACGAACTGCCTCTCGGGACCCCGCTGCGCCACCTCGTGGAAGAGTGCGGCGGAGGCTTGAAAAACGGCAAGGCCATCAAGGCCATCCTTCCCGGCGGCCCGTCATCGGGTTTCCTGCCGCCCGAGAGCCTCGACCTGCCCCTCGACCACAACGCCCTGCGCGAAGCGGGCTCCTCCATCGGCTGCGGCGTGGTGAAGGTCCTGACGGAGGACGATTCCGTGCTGGACGAAGTCGTGCGTATCGCGGATTTCTTCGCCCGGGAATCCTGCGGCCAGTGCCCCGCCTGCCGCATGGAAACCAACATGCTGGTGGCGCTGCTCAAGAAGGTTCAGGCGGGCGAGGGAAACGAGGCGCTGGTGGAGCAGTTCGGGAAGGTGATCGCCTTCAACAAGGGCAAGGGGTTCTGCAGCCTGATCAACATGCCGGGACCGCCCATCGAAAGCGCCATCCGGCTCTTCCCGGAAGAGTTCCGCGGCGCCTGACGGCCGGCGGGCCGGGCCACCACCGGCGTCCTGTCACATATTGAGGTTCTTCTTCGGCACGTTGTAGACCACACCGTCCGCGTCCCGCACGAGACACAGGTCGTTGCTCCATTCCTCCACCACCTCCAACTCGTCTCCCGGCGAGAAAGTGGTTTCCTCAATGCCGGAGTTCTTGTTCGCCTGATATTTGTAGGTAAATCCTTCCTTAACCGTGGCCATCCGAGGCCCCTCCCTTCCTGGTGTTCGTGACCCTCTCCCGGGCTGCCGGCCGCGGGTCTGAACCCCGCCTGTCAGCCATCACCCAGTGCACCGTAGACGCTCTTGAGACCGAAGACAAGCCCTGCGTCGCCGCCGAAAACATCGTTTTCTTGGCCTCTGAGCGGCGCGGCCGGTCCGGTCAAGGCTGCCAACCTCCGAAGGCGCCCATGATCCGGTTGACCTGATCATTGAGGGTCCCGGCGGCTTCTTCATGGTTGGGGCCGTGAAACTCTCCTACCACCCGGTGCCCATCATCCGTGAACCTCAACCTGTCCTGGTCAAGCCGGACCTCGTACTCCAACAAGGACTCACGCCAGTCGGCAGGGGCAGGTCCTTCGATGTACTTGACTGTCGTCAAGTCATCGAAGCTTACGGTACCTCCCTGACCGCTCAACTCGATCCGCGCACGCCCACGGACTGGTTCAGCAGTCAGAGTGTCTACGGCGAGTAGTGAACCTCTCCAAGTGTACTCACCCTCACCTAACGGCTCCGTGCTCCGAGGGCCCTCCACAAAGGCGTCGAAGCGTAGGTTGTCAACGGGGGGGCTACTTACGCTGAAGGCAAGCTCCCTGACTACCTTCACTCCCCACTCGGCCCACTCACCCCAAGCTGCGTAGCTGTAGGTCTCGAAGGGATTGTCAGGTGAACCATCCGGATAGTCTCCTGCTCTCGTGTATCCCTTACCTGCCAAGTCAACGAGCTCGCTCTCGTGGGGTACCACGATCTCGTGATCGTTGTACCCTTTACCCATCAACCTGTACGGAGACAGTGGGCCGACTGGTCTACCGCGGGAGCTTCCGTCATGGGACAAGCCAAGAACGTGACCCATTTCGTGGGCGGCGAAGTAAGCTTGGTCCTTGTCTACCGGAACTCCGATGCTCCGGCCTCGGTACCACGTTGCCAAGTCGGTCACCAGCGCTCCATTGTTGAACCATCTGGACCGCTTTAGAGCCAGGAGGCGGTGACTTCCGCAAGCGGTATTGGCCGTGGGACAATGGTTGCTGGCCCAATCAGTGTAGACAGTGATCTCGTCGTCACCGCTGGAGTCCCTGAGCAGCCGGTAGGTCCAAGCCTTCCCACCTCGCTCCAGGATCGCTCGCAACTCATGCGGAAGCTGGAGCCAGTGATCTCCGATGAAATCCACGTCAAGAGTATCGGTGGGGCCAGCCTTGGCCTGACCATAGGTGATCCCGTCCGATTGACCGAGAATATCGTACGTCAATCCTGCTATGGTTCGAGATCCCGGCTCCGGGTCTGGGTTCAGGAAGTAACGGTGATCCTCCCAAGTCTCTCCAGGGTCTATCCCATGCCCCTGGTTGGAAGTCGTCGCGCTGATCCTGGTACCATCTCCTGTCACGCTTGGAGTCGGTAACGACAACGGACCGACCGGTAACAGTACCGAGCCATCACCAATCGAGTTACCTCCTGTTGAGACCCCTCCACCACCGCATCCGGTAACAAGGACAGCCAGTACCAACGCCAGCAACGATTGTCTGGTCATCTATACCCTTCCTCACCCACTACGCCTCTTCCAGGAATTTGCGAATCATGGCGTCTCGCCGGTCTTCCGCCAACTGCCACGGCGGGAGGGATGGCGCAGCGCTTCGTCGAGACTCGCCAGAAAAGCCTCCCTCGGCAACTCGCGCGCGCCGAGGCTCAACATGTGGGGAGTTGTAACTTGGGCGTCGATGAAATAGAAGCTCCAGCCGGTGAGCCGCTCGACCAGGCGCGCCAGCGCCACCTTGGAGGCGTCCGTCGCACGGTGGAACATGGACTCGCCGAAAAACCCGCGCCCGAGTGCGATGCCATAGATGCCGCCCACCAACTCGCCGCCGCGCCAGCACTCCGCCGAATGGGCCAGGCCCGCGTCGTGTAGCCGGACGTAGGCCTGTTCCATCTCCGGCGTGATCCAGGTGCCGTCCTGACCGTGCCGGTCCACGGACGCGCACGCGCGGATCACCCCGCGGAAGTCCGCGTCGAAGGTCACCTCGAACTTCCCCTGGTTCAGCACCCGCCGCAGCCGCCTCGACACATGGAAATCGGCGAGATGGAGGACGCACCGGGGGTCCGGCGACCACCACAGGATGGGCTGGCCCTCGCTGTACCAGGGGAAGATGCCCATGGAGTACGCCAGCAGCAACCGCGCGCTGCCGAGATCGCCTCCCACCGCCAGAAGCCCGCCGGGCTCCGCCTCACGCGGGTCGGGGAAGACGAGTTCCCGGCTCAAGCGATACACAGGCATGGAGGAACCATGATGAATCGAAGCCAGGGATGCAAGGAACGTGGCAATATGGGCGTTGTCCTTCGCGCTATCTATTGCCGGCTTCGGCCAAACGCCTTTTCGAATCGGAACAAACACGTTGACGAGCCCTGCCGGTTCGGGGCACAATCGCGCCATATCGTTCCGTGTGGCAGACGGGGAATCGGCATGTTCAAGAGAATCGACCATGTAGCGCTCCATGTCGCGGACCTGGACCGCGCCATCGCCTTCTATGAGGACAACTTCGGCTTCCGGAAGTACTTCCAGCATCCGTCCAGCGCCGGTATGCAGATCGCGTACCTCAAGCTGGGCGACACCGTGTTGGAGCTGACGCACAAGAGCGACGGCTCCATGACCGGCTTCCACTTCTGCCTGGAGACGGACAACTTCGATGAAACGGTGACCGATTTGCAGCGGCGCGGCGTGCCGCTGCTGCGTGAGCCCCACGGCACCGCGGCGCGGGAGCCGCGTGAGGAAGGCTGGCGCCGGGTCGTCTTCGGCGGCCCCGACGGCGAGCAGATCGAACTGCGCGGCTAGTGTTGCGTCTGGTGAGGCAGGGACCCTACGGATCGTCATTCCCGCGAAAGCTTGCCCTCGACCCCGATCGGGGGCGGGAATCCAGGGGTGGTGGTGGGGCACTACAGCGGCGTTTCCCCGCCGCGCCACCCCTGGATTCCCGCTTTCGCGGGAATGACGAACATGGGGCCTGGGGAATGACGAATATGGGGCCTGGGAGTTCGCGCCGCAGGACCTTTTCTACCGGGCAGACTCCCAGATAAGGCTTGAGCTATCATGGCAGACCAGGAAACCCCGACCATCAGGCTCGATTGCCCCTGTTGCGGCGCGACGCTGATCGTCGATCCGTCGCTGGCGGTGGTGCTGCGGCACGAGGCGGCGCCACCGCAGCACAAGGCGCCGGACCTCAAGGACGCCGGCCGCATGCTTCGGGAAGAAGCGACGCAACGCGATCAGAAGTACCGGCACATCCTCGACGCGGAGAAGGACAAGGGCAAGGTGCTGGACCGCAAGTTCCAGGAATTGTTCAAGAAGGCCAAGGACGAGCCCATCGAGAAGCCCCTCAAGGACATCGACCTGGACTAGTGTCGTGTCCCGTAAATACCTGGCATAAGTTGCGCAGGATTCTTCGTCGTCGGCAAGGCGCGATGACGAGCAGTGGCGGGCACCACGCGAGGAAGAGTAACGCAGCCGACGGCGAAAAAGACCAGCAAATTATGCCAGGTATTTACGGGACACGACACTAGCCTCACCTCCCGCGATCCCCGCCATCGGGCAACGCCGCGGATCGTTGCCGTCCCTGTCCTCCGTCACCACGCCCTGACGGCCGTGGCCTCGTAGCCGTAGACCAGCTCCAGCAACTGTTTCACCATGCGGGCCGTCGCGCCCCAGATGTCCCACTCCTCGTACTGAAAGTGGTAGATGGGCTCCGAGCGCCGGGACAGGCGCGAGTCCAGGGTCAGTGCGTCCTGCCGCAGCAACGCGGCCACCGGCACGGAGAACACCGCGGCGGTTTCCCGCGGGTCGGGATCGAACTCGTAAGGATGGGGAATCAGGCCCACGAACGGGGTCACCAGAAAATTGTACCCGGCCACGACCTGGTCGAGCTGGCCCACGATGCGCACGTGATCGGGGTCGATGCCGATCTCTTCCCGGCTCTCCCGAAGCGCCGCCGCCAGCGCGCCGTCGTCTTCGGGGTCGACGCTGCCGCCCGGGAACGCCACCTGTCCGCTGTGTGAGCTGAGGTTCGCCGCGCGCAGGGTGAGGATCAGGTAATCGCCGTCCGCGCGCTCCTGGATGGGCGCCAGTACCGCCGCCGGGCGGAAGTCGTCCCCGGCGACGGCCTCGGGAATCCGGGTCCTCAGGACCTTGAATCTGTCGGCGTGCGCGTTCACGAACTCTCGGCTACTCCTCCCGCTTCAGCGACTCCGGGAAGTAGCGCGACGGCACCCACACCTTCGCGTCGAAGTTGGTGCATCCGAGAATCCGCAACTCGCGCATGATGCGGATGTAGTCCGGCGACTCGATGAAGCCCTGCCACGCCTGGAGGGATTCGAACTCGATCATGATGGCCACCTGGGGGCTGACCTCCAAGGGGTTGCGCAGGTTGCGGATCTCCCGGACTCCTGGCGCCGCCAGGGTCATCGGCAGCCAGTCGTTCTTGGCCTTGTTGCTGTAGATGGTGAGGTTGGCCTTCTGATCGGGGAGGTCCCAGTGGACGATGTAATTTACCATGCTTGTTCCTTGCCTGTTCCCTACATGAGGGTCCGGACGAGCCCGCCGTCGATCAGGATCGCCGTGCCGGTGATGTAGCTGGCGCGGTCGGAGCCGAGAAAGACCACCAGGTCGGCCACTTCCTCGGACTGCCCGAAACGTTTCACGGGAATCTCCTCCCGGCTCTGCTGCTGCACCTGCTCCAGCGGCAGGTTGAGGCGCTTGGACCGGGCCACGTTGAGGCTGTGATGGCGCTCGGTATCGATGCGGCCGGGCAAAACCGTGTTCACGAGGATGTTGTCCGGTCCCAGCTCGCGCGACAGAGTCCGCGCCCAGCCCACCACGCCCGTGCGGAACGTGTTGGACAGGATCAGGCCGGCGATGGGCTCCTTGACCCCGTAGGAGGTGATGTTGATGATGCGTCCCGCGCCCGCCTTCTTCATGTGCGGCACGGCCTCGCGGGTGAGCCGGACGGTGCCCATGAGGCTCAGGTTGTAGGCGGCCATCCAGTCGTCCT
The nucleotide sequence above comes from Deltaproteobacteria bacterium. Encoded proteins:
- a CDS encoding (2Fe-2S) ferredoxin domain-containing protein, whose amino-acid sequence is MNRFCLVCQNVDCKSRGSEEIMKDLQERVAAKGLEDVEVRSYMCFGACQEGPNMVLYPDRFWYAGVKSEDLDDIVEHMAGGPAVERLDKIDPSLKELIYQLLDTGVF
- a CDS encoding SDR family oxidoreductase, with the translated sequence MDLGLTGKVALVAGASQGMGRAIAEGFAREGAKVSMCARGGEALERAAEEIRKSTGGEVLATVADMSSYDDIRNYVDKSVAAFGRVDVIVNNAGGPPFGTFDALSEDDWMAAYNLSLMGTVRLTREAVPHMKKAGAGRIINITSYGVKEPIAGLILSNTFRTGVVGWARTLSRELGPDNILVNTVLPGRIDTERHHSLNVARSKRLNLPLEQVQQQSREEIPVKRFGQSEEVADLVVFLGSDRASYITGTAILIDGGLVRTLM
- a CDS encoding VOC family protein gives rise to the protein MFKRIDHVALHVADLDRAIAFYEDNFGFRKYFQHPSSAGMQIAYLKLGDTVLELTHKSDGSMTGFHFCLETDNFDETVTDLQRRGVPLLREPHGTAAREPREEGWRRVVFGGPDGEQIELRG
- a CDS encoding SLBB domain-containing protein, whose product is MEGILFPRGVPEGLEGLDAYRARGGYQAVERLAEMSPQDVVAKVEASGLRGRGGAGFPTGRKLALTLECPETPRYVVMNGGEDEPGSKKDRVLMENVPHLILDGIILAAYAVQAEKAYLYINHGYEAATRAVETAIEEARQAGYCGENVAGSGFSLEIVMVAAPSNYVAGEDTAALEVIEGKDALPRQKPPFPVTEGLFGKPSLVNNVETLANIAPIVNQGAESFRSFGTADSPGTMVFSLGDEMERPGVYELPLGTPLRHLVEECGGGLKNGKAIKAILPGGPSSGFLPPESLDLPLDHNALREAGSSIGCGVVKVLTEDDSVLDEVVRIADFFARESCGQCPACRMETNMLVALLKKVQAGEGNEALVEQFGKVIAFNKGKGFCSLINMPGPPIESAIRLFPEEFRGA
- the aat gene encoding leucyl/phenylalanyl-tRNA--protein transferase; the encoded protein is MPVYRLSRELVFPDPREAEPGGLLAVGGDLGSARLLLAYSMGIFPWYSEGQPILWWSPDPRCVLHLADFHVSRRLRRVLNQGKFEVTFDADFRGVIRACASVDRHGQDGTWITPEMEQAYVRLHDAGLAHSAECWRGGELVGGIYGIALGRGFFGESMFHRATDASKVALARLVERLTGWSFYFIDAQVTTPHMLSLGARELPREAFLASLDEALRHPSRRGSWRKTGETP
- a CDS encoding CoA pyrophosphatase, which translates into the protein MNAHADRFKVLRTRIPEAVAGDDFRPAAVLAPIQERADGDYLILTLRAANLSSHSGQVAFPGGSVDPEDDGALAAALRESREEIGIDPDHVRIVGQLDQVVAGYNFLVTPFVGLIPHPYEFDPDPRETAAVFSVPVAALLRQDALTLDSRLSRRSEPIYHFQYEEWDIWGATARMVKQLLELVYGYEATAVRAW